In a genomic window of Nostoc sp. UHCC 0870:
- a CDS encoding serine O-acetyltransferase, with the protein MSASIELEGDINQKQLPQLNVWQQIQEDWIAHGRDWTKPGFRAVASHRLGVWIMGIKSKILRAPFSLLYKMLYRKIRNTYGIELPYTVKLGRRVIIEHQGAIIIHGYCSIGDDSIIRQGVTLGNRYLERPFDAPQLSKRVNVGAGAKIFGNVTVGEGANIGANAVVLEDVPAGATAVGIPARIVKANKN; encoded by the coding sequence ATGAGTGCATCAATAGAGTTAGAAGGAGATATCAACCAAAAACAACTTCCCCAGTTAAATGTTTGGCAGCAGATTCAAGAGGATTGGATTGCTCATGGACGAGACTGGACTAAACCAGGATTTAGGGCAGTAGCATCTCATCGTTTGGGAGTATGGATAATGGGTATTAAATCCAAGATATTACGCGCACCCTTTAGTCTTCTCTATAAAATGCTATATCGTAAGATTCGTAATACTTATGGTATTGAATTACCTTATACAGTCAAGCTTGGTCGCCGAGTGATTATTGAACATCAAGGAGCGATCATAATTCATGGCTATTGTTCCATAGGTGATGACAGCATTATTCGTCAAGGTGTGACTTTAGGCAACCGTTATCTTGAGCGTCCTTTTGATGCTCCGCAGTTGAGTAAACGGGTTAATGTTGGTGCTGGGGCCAAAATTTTTGGCAATGTGACAGTAGGAGAAGGCGCAAATATCGGTGCTAATGCCGTAGTGCTTGAAGATGTTCCAGCAGGAGCTACTGCTGTTGGTATACCTGCAAGAATAGTTAAGGCTAACAAGAACTAA